A single region of the Nitrospira sp. genome encodes:
- a CDS encoding HlyD family efflux transporter periplasmic adaptor subunit, which yields MATSTAPSAQELATLVHLATLTHLEGQIRVAKTIPELQFLSVNETRRLVPYDQAYLLSPAGGDSDAYRVVCASSVAIVEREAPVIRWLEQMTHALRQEQPGNEPKILTEETCPETCREGWREYVRGHVLWCPLQHPDDTVLGIWWFERESSWEENDVAILHRLAGSFAYAWKAVAQRSRIWPAKIKTPSAWLIGAAIVAALCVPVRVSTVAPVKVMANEPTIVSAPMDGVIAEVLVPPNTVVAQARPLFRYEDTNLRNQFQVAEKQLAVAEAEHAQAIQGGFADPQRKAEAPLKAAEAALKETELAYAREMLDQVEVRAPQAGLLLYTDKADWIGKPVAVGERIMEIADPRHIELRIDLPVSDALLLKEGADAVAFFDALPLESFAATVSRASYHAEVLPGDVLAYRVTAELATADPRIRIGWQGSAKVYGERGPLAFLLFRRPFTALRQLIGV from the coding sequence ATGGCGACCTCCACGGCTCCAAGCGCTCAGGAACTCGCGACGCTGGTCCATCTGGCGACCCTCACCCACCTGGAGGGGCAGATCCGCGTGGCGAAGACCATCCCGGAACTGCAGTTTCTCTCCGTCAATGAGACCCGTCGGCTGGTGCCCTACGATCAGGCCTATCTCCTGAGTCCTGCCGGCGGAGACTCCGACGCCTATCGAGTGGTCTGTGCGTCCAGCGTGGCCATCGTTGAACGCGAGGCACCGGTCATCCGCTGGCTGGAGCAGATGACGCACGCGTTGAGGCAAGAGCAGCCTGGCAATGAACCAAAAATTCTCACAGAGGAGACCTGCCCCGAAACCTGCCGCGAAGGATGGCGTGAATATGTGCGTGGCCATGTCTTGTGGTGCCCCCTGCAGCATCCGGACGATACGGTGCTGGGTATCTGGTGGTTCGAGCGTGAGAGTTCGTGGGAAGAAAACGACGTGGCGATCCTGCATCGGCTCGCCGGAAGTTTCGCCTATGCGTGGAAAGCGGTCGCGCAGCGAAGCCGGATCTGGCCGGCGAAGATCAAGACACCGTCGGCCTGGTTGATCGGCGCGGCGATTGTGGCCGCACTCTGTGTGCCGGTCCGGGTCTCCACGGTCGCGCCGGTGAAGGTGATGGCAAATGAGCCCACGATTGTGAGCGCGCCGATGGATGGTGTGATCGCCGAGGTCCTGGTGCCACCGAATACGGTGGTCGCGCAAGCTCGGCCACTGTTCCGCTATGAGGACACGAATCTTCGGAATCAGTTCCAGGTCGCGGAAAAACAATTGGCCGTGGCGGAGGCCGAACATGCCCAGGCGATTCAGGGCGGGTTTGCCGATCCACAACGAAAAGCCGAGGCCCCCCTCAAAGCCGCAGAAGCGGCGTTGAAAGAGACGGAATTAGCCTACGCGCGAGAGATGCTCGATCAGGTTGAGGTCCGCGCGCCGCAGGCCGGACTGCTCCTGTATACCGACAAGGCCGACTGGATCGGGAAACCCGTTGCCGTCGGGGAGCGGATTATGGAAATTGCCGATCCGCGGCACATAGAGCTGCGAATCGATTTGCCCGTCAGTGACGCACTGCTATTGAAGGAAGGGGCCGATGCCGTGGCCTTTTTCGATGCGCTTCCGCTCGAATCGTTCGCGGCGACCGTGAGCCGGGCCAGTTACCATGCGGAGGTGTTGCCTGGGGATGTGTTGGCCTATCGGGTGACGGCCGAATTGGCGACTGCCGATCCCCGCATTCGGATTGGCTGGCAAGGGTCGGCGAAGGTGTATGGTGAGCGTGGCCCGCTGGCATTTCTGTTGTTCCGCCGTCCGTTCACGGCGTTGCGCCAACTGATCGGAGTGTAG
- a CDS encoding efflux RND transporter periplasmic adaptor subunit, whose product MRYRWPINASVGLMVFWMELFAPQVSWPKDERSAMVLRGVNGALRGIVKASTQAVLYSQIQGRVSQVPVREGQRFDKGATLVEIDCDKYRAELAGAMAEHEAKDKTVRNNKELTKLNAVSTLELEISEAEAKKAVAAIRLAEINVRSCHIAAPFSGRVVAVMVNEHENVFPNDKLLSVLDDSSLEIELVLPSSTLSWLKRKSAFTFTVDETHREYPAKVKEIGANVDPASQTVKVVGSFGSLPADVLAGMSGTAQFASGQP is encoded by the coding sequence ATGCGATACCGATGGCCAATTAATGCAAGTGTCGGGCTGATGGTCTTCTGGATGGAGCTCTTCGCCCCCCAGGTGAGTTGGCCGAAAGATGAGCGATCGGCGATGGTGTTGCGGGGTGTGAACGGGGCGTTGCGCGGCATCGTCAAAGCCAGTACGCAGGCGGTGCTCTACTCGCAGATTCAGGGCCGGGTCAGTCAGGTGCCGGTGCGGGAGGGGCAACGGTTCGACAAGGGGGCGACCCTGGTCGAAATCGACTGCGACAAGTACCGCGCGGAACTGGCGGGTGCCATGGCCGAGCACGAAGCCAAAGACAAAACTGTTCGGAACAACAAAGAGCTCACCAAGCTCAACGCCGTCAGTACGTTGGAACTCGAAATCTCTGAAGCCGAGGCAAAAAAAGCCGTTGCGGCCATCCGCCTGGCAGAGATCAATGTGCGCAGTTGTCATATCGCGGCGCCATTCTCCGGCCGTGTCGTGGCGGTGATGGTCAACGAACATGAAAATGTCTTTCCCAATGACAAGCTGCTCAGTGTCCTCGATGACTCGAGCCTTGAGATCGAACTGGTGTTGCCTTCATCTACCTTGTCGTGGCTGAAGCGGAAATCGGCGTTCACGTTCACGGTCGACGAAACACACCGGGAATATCCGGCCAAGGTGAAAGAAATCGGGGCGAATGTCGATCCTGCAAGCCAGACGGTCAAAGTGGTCGGCAGCTTCGGATCGCTTCCGGCTGATGTGCTCGCAGGAATGAGCGGCACGGCCCAGTTCGCATCGGGACAACCGTAA
- a CDS encoding TolC family protein, whose protein sequence is MVKPYVLTQDDVQTRVAKDLETVSALQEPLSGPIDLYEAIARALKYNLDAKVKAMQAQLAHQQLNVAHYTLLPQLSANAGFDGRNSYSGGGAQSLLDGRPVLEPFTSSDKNVVSGNLALSWDVLDFGLSFVRAQQAADNVMIAEEERRRIAVRLVQDVRSAYWRAISAERVLARVKFLDESVNTALERAQQIVDKKLQTPLTPLNYRRDLLNIQREVQRLYRELSTARVQLASMMGLPPGTEYELEVPQRTSTLPVVNLNTERMEEQALLYRAELRSIDYQKRINAKEARAVFLELFPNLKLSLGGYYSSNSFFLYQNWLGYASQVSWNLVSAFRMPAKLKAVEAHRQVLDAQSTALTLTILTEVHVGALQFAHASQEYFTAKSYHETQLAITDHTKNLWLTKSTTDLTLIRERVNDVLAEVRMDSAQSGVESAYATLMASMGEDAAPTGLDGQTVTELADALRKQWAPATRAVSETGRRPELHAIPMAN, encoded by the coding sequence ATGGTCAAACCCTATGTCCTGACCCAGGACGATGTGCAAACTCGTGTCGCCAAGGACCTTGAAACCGTGTCCGCTCTCCAGGAACCCCTGTCCGGGCCGATCGACCTCTATGAAGCGATTGCCCGGGCGCTGAAATACAACCTGGATGCCAAGGTCAAAGCCATGCAGGCGCAGTTGGCGCATCAGCAATTGAACGTGGCTCACTACACGTTGCTGCCTCAGTTGTCCGCCAATGCGGGGTTCGATGGCCGCAACTCGTATAGCGGCGGCGGTGCACAATCGTTGCTTGACGGTCGCCCTGTCCTCGAACCCTTTACCTCATCCGACAAAAACGTGGTGTCGGGGAATCTCGCGCTCAGTTGGGATGTGCTGGACTTCGGCCTGTCATTCGTTCGTGCCCAACAGGCGGCGGACAACGTGATGATTGCCGAGGAGGAACGGCGACGTATTGCTGTTCGACTCGTCCAGGATGTCCGCAGCGCCTACTGGCGAGCCATCAGTGCGGAACGGGTACTCGCTCGGGTGAAGTTTCTCGATGAATCGGTCAACACGGCGTTGGAGCGGGCGCAGCAGATCGTCGACAAGAAGCTCCAGACGCCCTTGACGCCGCTGAACTATCGTCGCGACTTGCTCAATATTCAGCGCGAGGTTCAACGCCTCTATCGCGAGCTCAGTACGGCACGAGTTCAGCTCGCTTCCATGATGGGCTTGCCGCCGGGGACTGAATATGAACTGGAAGTGCCGCAGCGGACGAGCACGCTGCCGGTGGTGAATCTCAACACCGAGCGAATGGAAGAGCAGGCGCTGCTCTATCGCGCCGAACTGCGGTCCATCGACTATCAAAAGCGAATCAATGCCAAGGAAGCGCGAGCGGTGTTTCTGGAACTGTTTCCCAATTTGAAGCTGAGCCTCGGCGGGTATTACAGCAGCAACAGCTTCTTCCTTTATCAAAATTGGCTCGGATACGCATCACAGGTCAGTTGGAACTTAGTCTCGGCCTTTCGCATGCCGGCCAAATTGAAGGCGGTGGAGGCGCATCGTCAGGTGCTGGATGCCCAAAGCACGGCGTTGACCCTGACGATTCTGACGGAGGTCCATGTCGGTGCGTTGCAGTTCGCCCACGCGAGTCAAGAATACTTCACGGCGAAGAGTTACCACGAAACGCAATTGGCGATCACCGACCATACCAAGAATTTGTGGCTCACGAAGAGCACCACCGACCTGACCCTCATTCGTGAACGGGTGAATGATGTGTTGGCTGAGGTGCGGATGGACAGCGCGCAGTCGGGAGTCGAATCGGCCTACGCCACCTTGATGGCGTCGATGGGGGAGGATGCCGCGCCGACCGGCCTTGACGGTCAGACGGTGACGGAACTCGCCGACGCATTGCGGAAACAGTGGGCGCCTGCCACGCGCGCGGTGTCCGAGACAGGAAGGAGACCGGAACTCCATGCGATACCGATGGCCAATTAA
- a CDS encoding DUF3365 domain-containing protein: MAADNTDSDLSETARLLAILLDSGRVAIGRNQTLINDPSSAQTAFTQDLFAAQTTAIFKERTGHNLDDLANANVPASAKRLLERLLMESKKTVESYQPVLNMKGLKYKGLIPATFSTEAASRFQKWSGVYLKQTAPEHLLRNTSNKPDSFEAEHMKELSQASVQREKEAVVSTIDGGNSVRVMLPLYYEKACLSCHGEPKGERDISGYSKEGGREGELGGAISVKIDMSHLAVR; the protein is encoded by the coding sequence GTGGCTGCGGACAACACCGATTCTGATTTGTCGGAAACCGCGCGACTGTTGGCCATTCTGCTTGATTCCGGTCGAGTTGCGATCGGACGCAATCAGACCCTCATCAACGACCCCTCAAGCGCGCAGACGGCCTTTACGCAGGATCTGTTTGCCGCCCAGACCACAGCCATTTTTAAGGAGCGTACGGGACATAACCTGGACGATCTCGCCAACGCGAATGTGCCGGCCTCGGCGAAACGATTGTTGGAACGGTTGTTGATGGAGAGTAAAAAGACCGTGGAGAGTTATCAGCCTGTGCTCAATATGAAGGGGTTGAAGTATAAGGGGCTTATTCCTGCCACGTTCAGCACGGAAGCCGCTTCACGATTTCAGAAATGGTCCGGTGTCTATTTGAAGCAGACGGCTCCTGAACACCTGCTCCGCAATACGAGCAATAAACCCGACAGTTTTGAGGCGGAACATATGAAGGAACTGAGCCAGGCATCGGTCCAACGAGAGAAGGAAGCAGTCGTCAGCACGATAGACGGAGGAAACAGCGTGCGAGTTATGCTCCCGCTTTATTACGAAAAGGCCTGTTTGAGTTGCCATGGGGAACCAAAAGGCGAACGGGATATTTCAGGATATTCCAAAGAGGGCGGCAGAGAAGGTGAGCTTGGTGGGGCGATCAGCGTCAAAATTGATATGAGCCATCTGGCTGTTCGTTAA
- a CDS encoding HlyD family efflux transporter periplasmic adaptor subunit, translating into MAGPAPVSPPQARKLPPLRRNLQFVRGAPTPEGVPTWTIVDPVRNKYFQIEWLVYQLLQRWSSGTVEQLVAVTRRDTTSRIGAEDVEDLVRFLYANNLTEQSASGQVKDFVEQEAARHHVWWQWLLHHYLFIKIPLVRPHSFLQATLPMVAPFYTPMAAWVFGVIGAIGLFLVGQQWDTFSSTFLHFFNWQGALMYGAVFCAVKVVHELGHAYTATRFGCRVPTIGVALMVMMPVLYSDISDAYRLNSRRKRLWIAAAGVVAELGLAAVATLLWGFLPDGLLRSVVFVVATTSWVMSLAINLNPLMRFDGYYLLADWLGIPNLQDRAFAFGQWRMRELLFSPGVPPPEAVGPSSRQVLVGYAWSIWLYRLVLFTGIALTVYHYFFKILGILLFLVEILFFICLPVWREIKAWWSRRAAFARTGRFAVTMSVLGTMLLLACLPWASRVAIPAVLQAGSYATVYPPGPGRIVSVSVHAGQSVRAGDTLVVLENPKLAKDAQLTRTQVELLDFRLQRQAGYEEDRIQGQVLAESLRSKLVELDGVAEKQQRLVLQAPIDGVVVDQADSLYPGRWINEKLAVAYVVNSRTAMIAALAPVEDVDALAVGQEARFIPNDVTRQASRARVTEIRDVDEQDVSVPYLASIYGGAVPVRKDSHGRLQAEQSVYRVELEVLDEVVRADQVVTGLLHVSGKPQSLVARVWDRVVAVIIRESGL; encoded by the coding sequence ATGGCCGGCCCGGCGCCAGTGTCTCCACCACAAGCACGCAAGCTGCCTCCGCTGAGAAGGAATCTGCAGTTTGTCCGAGGCGCGCCCACGCCGGAAGGGGTGCCGACCTGGACGATCGTCGATCCCGTCCGCAACAAGTACTTTCAGATCGAGTGGCTGGTATACCAGCTCTTGCAGCGCTGGTCGTCCGGAACCGTGGAGCAACTCGTCGCCGTGACCAGGCGTGATACCACGTCGCGCATTGGTGCGGAGGATGTCGAAGACCTGGTGAGGTTTTTGTACGCGAACAACCTCACGGAGCAATCGGCCAGCGGGCAAGTCAAAGACTTCGTCGAGCAGGAAGCGGCACGCCATCATGTGTGGTGGCAGTGGCTCCTGCATCACTATCTGTTCATCAAAATTCCCCTAGTACGCCCGCACAGTTTTCTACAGGCCACCCTGCCCATGGTGGCGCCGTTCTATACACCCATGGCGGCATGGGTGTTTGGAGTGATTGGCGCCATCGGCCTTTTTCTGGTGGGGCAGCAGTGGGACACCTTCAGTTCAACCTTCCTGCATTTTTTCAACTGGCAGGGAGCTCTGATGTATGGCGCGGTCTTCTGCGCCGTCAAGGTGGTGCATGAATTGGGGCATGCGTATACGGCGACCCGGTTCGGGTGTCGAGTGCCCACGATTGGTGTGGCCTTGATGGTGATGATGCCGGTGCTCTATTCGGACATCAGTGATGCGTATCGGCTCAACTCGAGGCGGAAGCGGCTGTGGATCGCTGCGGCCGGAGTGGTTGCCGAACTTGGACTCGCTGCGGTTGCGACGTTGTTGTGGGGGTTCCTGCCGGACGGACTGCTCCGAAGTGTTGTGTTCGTCGTGGCGACGACAAGTTGGGTGATGAGCCTCGCCATTAACCTCAACCCCTTGATGAGGTTTGATGGATATTACCTTCTCGCAGACTGGCTTGGGATTCCTAATCTTCAGGATCGAGCCTTTGCCTTCGGCCAGTGGCGGATGCGGGAGCTGCTCTTTTCGCCGGGTGTGCCTCCGCCTGAAGCCGTTGGGCCCTCCAGCAGACAAGTGCTGGTCGGCTATGCCTGGAGCATCTGGCTGTATCGCCTTGTCCTGTTCACCGGGATTGCCCTGACGGTCTATCACTATTTTTTCAAGATTCTGGGGATCCTGCTGTTTCTGGTCGAGATCCTGTTTTTCATTTGCCTGCCTGTCTGGCGGGAAATCAAGGCCTGGTGGAGTCGTCGTGCCGCATTTGCCCGCACCGGTCGTTTTGCGGTGACGATGAGTGTCTTGGGCACGATGCTGTTACTGGCCTGTCTTCCCTGGGCCAGTCGCGTGGCCATTCCCGCGGTGTTACAGGCCGGGTCGTACGCGACGGTCTATCCCCCCGGACCGGGACGGATCGTGTCGGTGTCGGTGCATGCGGGGCAGTCGGTGCGAGCCGGAGACACGTTGGTCGTCCTCGAAAATCCGAAATTGGCCAAGGATGCCCAGTTGACGCGGACTCAGGTGGAGCTCTTGGATTTCAGGCTTCAACGTCAGGCTGGCTACGAAGAGGATCGTATTCAAGGTCAGGTCCTCGCCGAGTCGTTGCGATCGAAACTTGTTGAGTTGGACGGGGTTGCGGAGAAGCAGCAGCGCCTCGTGCTGCAGGCACCCATTGATGGTGTGGTGGTTGACCAGGCCGATTCGCTGTATCCCGGCCGGTGGATCAACGAGAAGCTGGCGGTCGCGTACGTGGTGAATTCCCGCACGGCCATGATTGCGGCCCTTGCACCCGTTGAAGATGTGGACGCGTTGGCGGTCGGGCAGGAAGCGCGTTTCATTCCAAACGATGTGACGCGTCAGGCCTCTCGCGCCCGGGTCACCGAAATTCGGGATGTGGACGAGCAGGACGTTTCCGTGCCCTACCTGGCTTCGATCTATGGTGGCGCCGTGCCGGTACGAAAAGATTCGCATGGTCGACTACAGGCGGAGCAATCGGTCTACCGCGTTGAACTTGAAGTCCTGGATGAGGTTGTGCGGGCGGACCAAGTCGTGACCGGACTGCTCCACGTCTCCGGAAAACCCCAGAGCCTGGTCGCTCGAGTATGGGACCGAGTCGTGGCGGTCATCATTCGCGAGAGTGGTCTCTGA